The sequence TTGAAGTGGTTGATTATTTTAAACCGGGTATCTTCCCAATAATGTTTTTAACCGGCCCTTTGCTTTATTTTTATGTCTATTCGCTCACTGTTGAGAACTTCAAATTAAAACCCATCTATCTCTTACATATAGTTCCTTATTTATTAGTATCTGTTCATCGATCAACAATAAGTGCTGTAGCCATCGGAAGTACACCAAATTTAATTGAGAATCCTTATTATCTTTACAACAGAATTTATTATTCGTTTTTGATATTCTCAGTATTTATTTACTGGTTTTTAGGTTTAAAACACATCATTTCGCACCGAAAGAATATTCCCTTATATTTTTCAAATTACTCTGGTAAAAACACGCTCAACTGGCTTGTTTTTGTGCTAACGTTATTTTTATTGCTTTTCATTATTAGTTTTTTTACGGCTTACATAAAGATTTTGGAGCTTAATGTATTCAATTGGACCACCTTATCTTTTAATTTAACTGTATTCACGTTTGTTATGATTTATTTTGGAATGAATCAATCGGTTATCTACAACAAAGAGAAGAACTGGAAGATGTCAAGCCGGTCTGAAACCTCACAGGAAAATGATGAAATAGCCAAAGAAGATGTGATATTAGCCAGTGAAAAGTATAAGGAATTCAACGATTTGATAATTAATTACCTGAAAAGCCAGAAACCGTACCTCAATCCTGAGTATAATTTACAGATGATGGTTGACGATCTGGAACTTTCGCGGCACAAACTATCACAGGTTATTAATAGCGGTCAGAAAAAGAACTTTTACAAATTAATTAATGGATTTCGGGTTGAGGAGGTAAAAGAAAAATTGCTGGATCCCGGATACGAACATTACTCTATTTTAGGAGTAGCAATGGAATGTGGATTTAATTCAAAAGCATCGTTTAACCGCATATTCAAAGAAGAAACAAACTTAACCCCAACCGAATTTAAAAAACAAATTGGCCGGAAATAGTTTCATTAATTTAAAAGCCTCAGCAAATAAATCAGTCTCATTACATCTATTGAGACGATTCTAATTTAGAATTTAAATAGTTTTAGGTGTGTTTGATGTTGTTCAATTATCAGCGGTCAAACATCAATATAAAAACTAAACTAAAACTCATTGATAGATGAAAAATCTTTTTGTTTCTGT comes from uncultured Draconibacterium sp. and encodes:
- a CDS encoding helix-turn-helix domain-containing protein, whose protein sequence is MDNYISTVGFVQALFGILLFLTKRPRHLSFMFLTIWMVIIAIFQGSYLLPFEVVDYFKPGIFPIMFLTGPLLYFYVYSLTVENFKLKPIYLLHIVPYLLVSVHRSTISAVAIGSTPNLIENPYYLYNRIYYSFLIFSVFIYWFLGLKHIISHRKNIPLYFSNYSGKNTLNWLVFVLTLFLLLFIISFFTAYIKILELNVFNWTTLSFNLTVFTFVMIYFGMNQSVIYNKEKNWKMSSRSETSQENDEIAKEDVILASEKYKEFNDLIINYLKSQKPYLNPEYNLQMMVDDLELSRHKLSQVINSGQKKNFYKLINGFRVEEVKEKLLDPGYEHYSILGVAMECGFNSKASFNRIFKEETNLTPTEFKKQIGRK